In Crinalium epipsammum PCC 9333, the following are encoded in one genomic region:
- a CDS encoding caspase family protein, translated as MGLKRRTFLQQAGLALLALELSDAALAVMGQSLAKPLFDRYYQALAEPTTRKLALLVGINQYPRSGETRNVVPLQGCVTDVELQRELLIHRFGFQASDILTLTDQQATRENIETAFLEHLSNQAKPDDVVLFHFSGYGSRVNLNSEVQSGEPLISTLKSQIQNALVAVDGMQPTQGNYLLEETLFLLLRSLTTDQVTTVLDTSYTLPDSPLQGNLRIRTHPAVYSQQPTEELDFQSQLLLRLNTTRQQLEGQLNFNQMPGILLNASSANQPAMEVTWGEFSAGLFTSALTQYLWQATPQTTIKVSLSRATEAINQLVGKQQQPQINGSKSQEDYLLAYNLIPENIGADGVVIAVEDSGKIAQLWLGGLPLKVLANYGVNSVFSVVSSEDNVDIPADSTSATGITKPLQLQIRGREALTAKARLISLDISDRQLQIGQLVQESLRVLPRNLGLTVAIDASLERIERVDATSAFGNLKSVTSVIKAGEQPADYIFSKVASTDSTQQVEEAIIRDNSNLANANNESASTSLIVPTSEAKYGLFSLANTTVPNTLGVASETVKAAVNRLKPKLKTLLAAKLWRLTVNEGSSRLGVAASLEMLAPEAKVLIERSTIRAGISKQQAGVNHQTNIIDSSTLGMVTVANGSRICYRVHNYSDRTLYFMLVGLDSSSNAIALSLLKDTFIPAGQTLSIPQSTSSFEWLIHEATGLTETFLICSIAPFPQAKAALEAAIINTEERIEKLVNPLDVTIAILQDLHQASALVQRQEIVSLAAETSSTSSDSYALDVQAWATLSFVYQVS; from the coding sequence ATGGGACTGAAGAGGCGAACTTTTCTGCAACAAGCTGGGTTAGCTTTGTTGGCGTTGGAATTAAGTGACGCAGCACTAGCAGTAATGGGACAAAGCTTGGCGAAGCCTCTATTTGATCGCTATTACCAAGCCTTGGCTGAACCTACTACCCGCAAATTAGCATTGCTTGTGGGGATTAATCAGTATCCTCGCAGTGGGGAAACGCGAAATGTAGTACCTTTACAGGGTTGTGTTACAGATGTAGAACTACAACGGGAATTACTAATTCATCGCTTTGGCTTCCAAGCCAGTGATATCTTGACATTAACGGATCAGCAAGCCACGAGAGAAAATATAGAAACGGCTTTTTTAGAACATCTTAGTAATCAGGCAAAACCTGATGATGTAGTTTTATTTCATTTCAGTGGGTATGGTAGCCGCGTTAATCTTAATTCTGAAGTGCAATCGGGTGAACCCTTAATTTCTACTCTAAAATCCCAAATCCAAAATGCCCTAGTAGCAGTGGATGGGATGCAGCCGACGCAGGGAAATTATCTACTAGAAGAAACCTTGTTTTTGTTGTTGCGATCGCTTACAACTGACCAAGTAACTACTGTACTCGATACCAGCTACACTCTTCCTGATAGTCCCCTTCAAGGCAACTTACGCATTCGCACTCATCCTGCTGTATATTCTCAACAACCTACAGAGGAACTTGATTTTCAATCACAATTATTACTGCGTCTGAACACTACAAGGCAACAGTTAGAAGGGCAACTCAACTTTAATCAAATGCCTGGAATACTGTTGAATGCTTCATCAGCTAATCAACCTGCTATGGAAGTTACGTGGGGTGAATTTAGTGCTGGTTTATTTACCTCTGCCCTTACTCAATATCTTTGGCAAGCGACACCACAGACAACAATTAAAGTTAGTCTGAGTCGTGCAACCGAAGCAATTAATCAACTGGTAGGTAAACAGCAACAACCTCAAATAAATGGTAGCAAAAGTCAAGAAGATTATTTACTTGCTTATAATCTCATTCCTGAAAATATCGGTGCGGATGGAGTTGTAATTGCTGTTGAAGATAGCGGCAAAATCGCACAGTTATGGTTAGGAGGACTACCGCTCAAAGTTTTGGCTAATTATGGAGTAAATTCTGTATTTTCTGTTGTAAGTTCTGAAGATAATGTTGATATTCCTGCTGATAGCACCTCAGCAACAGGCATTACTAAACCGTTACAACTCCAAATTCGGGGGCGTGAAGCACTAACCGCCAAAGCGCGGTTGATTAGTTTAGATATCTCAGATCGTCAGCTACAAATAGGGCAATTAGTACAAGAATCTCTGCGAGTTTTACCGCGAAATTTAGGTTTAACCGTAGCTATAGATGCTAGTTTAGAGCGGATAGAGCGGGTAGATGCTACGAGTGCGTTTGGAAATCTTAAATCTGTCACCTCAGTTATTAAGGCAGGCGAACAACCTGCTGATTATATATTTAGTAAAGTAGCATCGACAGATAGCACACAGCAGGTGGAAGAAGCAATTATTCGTGATAATTCAAACTTGGCAAATGCTAATAATGAAAGCGCATCTACATCTTTAATTGTTCCTACTTCAGAAGCTAAATATGGATTGTTTTCTCTAGCTAATACAACGGTTCCTAATACATTAGGGGTAGCTAGTGAGACAGTTAAGGCTGCGGTGAATAGATTAAAACCAAAGTTGAAAACTTTATTAGCTGCTAAGTTATGGCGATTAACTGTTAATGAAGGATCTTCTCGTTTGGGAGTAGCAGCAAGTTTAGAAATGCTTGCTCCCGAAGCAAAAGTACTGATTGAACGTTCAACTATACGTGCTGGTATTAGTAAGCAACAGGCGGGAGTAAATCATCAAACTAATATTATAGACTCTTCAACACTAGGTATGGTGACAGTGGCAAATGGTAGCCGTATCTGTTACCGCGTACATAACTATAGCGATCGCACACTTTACTTTATGCTTGTTGGTTTAGATAGTAGCAGTAATGCGATCGCCTTATCATTACTCAAAGATACTTTCATTCCAGCAGGACAAACCCTCAGTATCCCTCAATCTACAAGCTCTTTTGAATGGCTGATTCACGAGGCTACTGGATTAACAGAAACCTTCTTAATTTGTAGTATTGCTCCTTTTCCTCAGGCTAAAGCAGCCTTAGAAGCTGCAATTATTAATACAGAAGAGCGAATTGAAAAATTAGTTAATCCTTTGGATGTAACCATTGCCATCTTACAAGATTTACATCAAGCTAGTGCATTAGTTCAGCGCCAAGAAATAGTATCATTAGCTGCTGAAACCAGTAGCACTTCGTCTGATAGCTATGCCTTAGATGTTCAGGCTTGGGCTACCCTCAGTTTTGTATATCAAGTGAGTTAA
- a CDS encoding response regulator transcription factor, protein MNILYVEDEAKIAHFVHTGLKEHGFIVDYCGDGLDGYNRAIDNDYDAIVLDIMLPGKDGLSILKSLRQARRNVPVILLTARNELDDRLEGLNLGADDYIAKPFFVEELVARIHAVVRRTSGEHQNILSVGPIKLDCITREVTCNQQAVELTSREFNLMEYLMRSLGRVFTRTQILEHVWGYDFNPNTNVVDVCIQRIRKKLEPIGGASWIESVRGVGYRFRKPES, encoded by the coding sequence ATGAATATTTTGTACGTTGAAGACGAAGCAAAGATTGCTCACTTTGTCCACACTGGACTGAAGGAACATGGATTTATTGTTGATTACTGTGGCGATGGTTTAGATGGCTATAACCGCGCTATAGACAATGACTATGATGCAATTGTTCTGGATATCATGTTGCCTGGAAAAGATGGGTTATCTATCCTGAAGAGCCTGCGACAGGCAAGGCGTAATGTACCAGTGATTTTGCTAACTGCTCGTAATGAATTGGACGATCGCTTAGAAGGTTTAAACTTGGGGGCAGACGATTACATCGCCAAGCCGTTTTTTGTTGAAGAGTTAGTTGCCCGTATTCATGCTGTGGTGCGTCGGACTTCCGGCGAACACCAAAATATACTTAGTGTGGGACCAATCAAACTAGACTGCATCACACGAGAAGTAACTTGCAATCAGCAAGCTGTAGAACTTACCAGCCGTGAGTTCAATCTAATGGAATATTTGATGCGATCGCTCGGACGAGTTTTTACCCGCACCCAAATATTAGAACACGTCTGGGGCTACGATTTCAATCCTAATACTAATGTGGTTGATGTCTGTATTCAAAGGATTCGCAAGAAGCTAGAACCTATCGGAGGTGCAAGTTGGATTGAAAGTGTGCGCGGCGTGGGATATCGTTTTCGCAAACCAGAGTCTTAA
- a CDS encoding ATP-binding protein, with amino-acid sequence MLKLRSFRIRIALVSAILAGSALVGFGVISWWLIYNAKVSRLDGALKIQLMRTARPRGENQNRWEFYETRLPRGLQIQAQTPIGILVIDKNGNTIYQSQSWATDLKVNNLWSSRAQGSYPLPPNDEGRLSETEQEPSAGQGFEPERLPNIPPPNIRLATKRASGDTWRVGAINSPRHRVAIAVSLQAIDQEMVGIGSIFLISLPIVLILIAGGAWWLSGTALSPIERLTTAIRQVTVKGLEQRVEIGATDIEFVELIQVFNQMLERLERNFKQASRFSGDAAHELKTPLTILQGELERAMQQAESGSEVQQSLGSLLDEVHRLSAIVRKLLLLSLADAGQMSLHLIEVNLSHLLIEMTEDIEMLAPELDVQTDIAPKLLVKGDRDLLVQVLQNLISNAIKYNLPNGWIKIQAYRQGTNVSVTITNCSKDIPVNERDRIFDRFHRVAPTSTHKIEGTGLGLSLAREIARSHGGDLKLGQTIPGQTAFTLTLRST; translated from the coding sequence GTGTTAAAACTACGTTCTTTCCGTATTCGTATTGCCTTAGTTTCTGCTATTTTAGCGGGTAGCGCCCTCGTAGGATTTGGGGTAATTTCTTGGTGGCTAATTTATAACGCCAAGGTTAGTAGGCTTGATGGGGCATTAAAAATTCAGTTAATGCGGACAGCCCGTCCACGAGGAGAAAATCAAAATCGCTGGGAGTTTTATGAAACTAGATTACCCCGTGGATTACAAATACAGGCACAAACTCCTATTGGTATACTGGTGATTGACAAAAATGGCAATACAATTTATCAATCTCAAAGCTGGGCAACTGATCTTAAAGTAAATAATCTGTGGTCTTCACGCGCCCAGGGATCATATCCGTTGCCACCTAACGATGAAGGAAGATTATCAGAAACAGAGCAAGAACCTTCAGCAGGACAGGGATTTGAACCTGAGCGTCTGCCGAATATACCACCGCCAAATATTCGATTAGCAACCAAACGTGCTTCAGGAGACACTTGGCGGGTTGGTGCAATTAACTCTCCTCGTCATCGAGTAGCGATCGCAGTTAGTCTACAAGCGATCGATCAAGAGATGGTAGGTATCGGCAGTATCTTTCTAATTTCGCTACCAATCGTACTTATTTTAATTGCTGGCGGTGCATGGTGGCTTTCTGGTACGGCTTTATCTCCTATCGAGCGATTAACTACTGCAATTCGCCAGGTGACAGTCAAAGGGTTAGAACAACGGGTTGAAATTGGGGCAACAGATATTGAATTTGTTGAACTGATTCAAGTATTTAACCAAATGTTAGAACGCTTGGAACGCAATTTTAAACAAGCTTCCCGTTTCAGTGGAGATGCTGCTCACGAACTTAAAACACCTCTAACAATTTTGCAAGGCGAACTAGAAAGAGCCATGCAACAAGCTGAATCGGGATCGGAGGTGCAACAAAGTTTGGGAAGTCTGCTAGATGAAGTTCATCGTCTCAGTGCAATTGTGCGGAAACTTTTGTTACTTTCCTTAGCGGATGCGGGACAAATGAGTTTGCATCTAATTGAGGTAAATCTGTCTCATCTATTAATTGAGATGACGGAAGATATAGAAATGCTTGCTCCAGAGTTAGACGTGCAAACGGATATTGCACCAAAATTATTAGTTAAGGGCGATCGCGATTTACTTGTCCAAGTTTTGCAAAATTTAATTAGCAATGCGATTAAATATAATCTTCCCAACGGTTGGATAAAAATTCAAGCTTACCGTCAGGGAACAAATGTATCTGTCACCATCACTAACTGTTCCAAAGATATTCCAGTTAATGAACGCGATCGCATTTTTGACCGCTTCCATCGCGTAGCACCAACATCAACACACAAAATTGAAGGAACAGGGTTAGGACTTAGTTTGGCACGGGAAATTGCGCGATCGCATGGTGGCGATCTCAAGCTTGGTCAAACTATACCTGGTCAAACAGCATTTACCCTCACCTTGCGATCGACGTAG
- a CDS encoding DNA cytosine methyltransferase, with translation MTLTYIDFFSGAGGWSCGFKMAGLKHIGAYDFNESACRTAKYNISENVKCVDLNTFDVRTILDGNVDIVVGSPPCQGFSNEGYKNEKDPRNSLVWKFFDFIEILTPKVWIFENVPGFKTSYKGIYFKQLQQRLELMPAYQWNYFILNSSDYGVPQKRSRFFAIGAKKFQPQRPEATHSKLGEVLGTDKAISLWESISDLPKIGIGEKKGIFEYDKPAECEYQKWARLGSNIIKNHTSQNHSQRVLEKIKSVPMGSGMEVFVNKYQENKVVYCGGYRRAVKDEPSYTAYWTRGMTSIHPEEHRFLSPRECARIQSFPDSFIFQGTTIENYTQICNAVPPLVARSFARSLLKVLKGIDIPAIPWNSTKTVENNDKNILLKSNEVLEKPNYLQLKLPV, from the coding sequence ATGACATTAACATATATTGATTTTTTTAGTGGGGCGGGGGGCTGGTCATGTGGATTTAAAATGGCTGGGTTAAAACATATTGGTGCATACGACTTTAATGAATCAGCTTGTAGAACAGCAAAATATAATATTAGTGAAAATGTTAAGTGTGTAGATTTAAATACTTTTGATGTTAGAACTATTTTAGATGGCAATGTGGATATTGTAGTAGGTAGTCCACCTTGTCAAGGTTTTAGTAATGAAGGATATAAAAATGAGAAAGATCCTAGAAATAGTTTAGTTTGGAAGTTTTTTGACTTTATAGAGATTTTAACACCTAAAGTTTGGATATTTGAGAATGTACCTGGTTTTAAAACCTCATACAAAGGTATTTATTTTAAACAATTACAGCAACGTTTAGAGTTAATGCCTGCTTATCAATGGAATTATTTTATACTAAATTCCAGTGATTATGGTGTGCCACAGAAGAGATCTAGATTTTTTGCTATAGGAGCAAAAAAATTCCAACCACAACGACCTGAAGCGACACATTCAAAATTAGGTGAAGTATTGGGAACTGACAAAGCAATTTCACTATGGGAGTCAATATCAGATCTTCCAAAAATAGGTATTGGTGAAAAAAAAGGTATATTTGAATATGATAAACCTGCTGAATGTGAATATCAAAAGTGGGCTAGATTAGGTTCTAATATCATAAAAAATCATACTTCACAAAACCATAGTCAAAGAGTTTTAGAAAAAATTAAATCAGTACCTATGGGAAGTGGGATGGAAGTTTTTGTTAATAAATACCAGGAAAATAAAGTTGTTTATTGCGGTGGATATAGACGAGCGGTTAAAGATGAACCTTCTTATACAGCTTATTGGACTAGAGGAATGACATCAATACATCCTGAAGAACATAGATTTTTATCACCTCGTGAATGTGCGCGTATACAATCATTTCCCGATTCATTTATCTTTCAGGGTACTACAATAGAAAACTATACTCAAATTTGTAATGCTGTCCCACCCTTAGTTGCACGCTCGTTTGCTCGTTCTTTACTTAAAGTATTAAAAGGAATTGACATTCCAGCAATTCCTTGGAATTCTACAAAAACGGTTGAAAATAATGATAAAAATATATTACTGAAAAGTAATGAGGTTTTAGAGAAACCAAATTATTTACAACTAAAATTACCTGTATAA
- a CDS encoding efflux RND transporter permease subunit, translating to MHNHETTGFSISAISIRQHIGTLMLTLAVIVVGIFYLSQLQVDLLPSITYPRIGVRLNAPGVSPEVAIEEITKPLEEALSATEGVEQVFSQTREGQVSVDLFFKPGGNIDQALNDATASFNRAQGNFPDVVEQPRVFKVDPSQLPIYELALTSPSLESVDLRVFAEEELARELGVVSGVASVDVSGGVSEEIRVNLDLQRLQALGVGLRDVLDALSERNQDISGGRLQEGNGQPLTRAVGKFRDASEIQNLSFEVRSGSSSSTGETSGGSNSFQQRVSLRDFAEVIDGNEEQRVFVSLNGQPAVKLSVQKQPDANSILVVEEVEKRLAELKTAGIIPEDMLLIPTLDESRFIKNSISNVTSSGVIGTLLAAIAVLLFLGSLRQTLIIVIAIPLATLAAIILMGIFGLSLNVFSLGGLALGVGIVVDNSIVMLETIAEGVGMTPGKTTGIRLTPKQVIDRSVSSSREVESALVASTSTNLVAVLPFLLIGGFFALLFGELILTISFAVAASIVVAVTVVPMLTSRLLAIPWSSNLGRFWLLRQFNQRFEDATRGYGAVLSRVLKWRWLIVAMTFLILGGGGIYLGNQIPQEILPRINTGQANLNAQFPPGTPLETNQRVMAIVDDILLKQPETEYVFSTAGGSLFGTSTNANPSRGSATITLKPGTDVPAYADRVSKEFDKLNLAGIRLRVSPGQVRGIILSNSPVRGADVDLMLQGTDERRLQQAGRQVIQALDEKATLVQFRPDADERQPEVQIRPDWQRLSDLGLTISDIGATLQTAIEGSVPTQLQRGDRLVDVRVQLNQEALQEASQLEQLPLFITNNRFVRLGDVATLAEGQAPGQIQRINQRQVFIIAGSLSEGASLSNALAQVDEVLKSVDLPDGVRVLPSSAAQTNQELQSSLVLLGSLAAFLVFVVMAVQYNSLIDPLVIMFTVPLALAGGILGLYVTQTAIGATVLVGAVLLVGIVVNNAIIMVELANQLREKEDLDYYTAILKAAPLRLRPVMMTTITTVLGMFPLALGIGEGAEFLQPLGVVVFSGLSLATVLTLFIIPCLYVMLHNFRPWSGLKLLRRGKRDRIIKVARQPVGAGK from the coding sequence ATGCACAACCATGAGACGACCGGATTTAGTATCAGTGCAATCTCTATCCGCCAACACATCGGTACACTGATGCTGACCTTGGCAGTTATTGTGGTGGGCATCTTTTACCTGTCACAACTGCAAGTCGATCTTTTACCATCAATTACTTACCCTCGAATTGGGGTGCGGCTAAATGCGCCTGGAGTATCACCAGAGGTAGCTATTGAAGAAATTACCAAGCCCCTAGAAGAAGCTCTTTCTGCGACAGAGGGAGTGGAACAGGTTTTCTCCCAAACCCGTGAAGGTCAAGTCAGCGTAGACTTGTTCTTCAAACCAGGGGGTAATATTGACCAAGCGTTAAACGATGCTACGGCTTCCTTTAACCGCGCTCAGGGAAACTTCCCAGATGTAGTCGAACAGCCTCGCGTCTTCAAAGTAGATCCTTCCCAGTTACCAATATATGAATTAGCACTAACATCTCCGTCCTTGGAATCTGTAGATTTGCGCGTCTTTGCAGAGGAAGAACTAGCACGAGAACTAGGTGTTGTTTCAGGAGTAGCATCAGTAGATGTTTCTGGTGGAGTTAGTGAAGAGATACGGGTTAACCTCGACTTGCAACGCTTACAAGCTTTGGGAGTTGGATTAAGAGATGTGTTAGATGCGCTTTCTGAGCGTAACCAAGACATTTCTGGCGGTCGGCTTCAAGAAGGCAATGGTCAGCCGCTAACACGGGCGGTGGGAAAATTTAGAGACGCTAGTGAAATCCAAAACTTGTCTTTTGAGGTGAGAAGCGGTTCATCCTCGTCAACAGGTGAGACTTCTGGAGGATCGAACAGCTTTCAACAGCGTGTTTCCCTGCGAGACTTTGCTGAGGTGATTGATGGTAATGAAGAACAACGGGTATTTGTTTCTCTCAACGGACAACCAGCAGTTAAACTCAGTGTCCAAAAGCAACCTGATGCCAACAGCATCTTAGTGGTAGAAGAGGTAGAAAAACGTCTAGCAGAATTGAAAACTGCTGGCATTATTCCAGAAGATATGTTACTTATCCCGACATTGGATGAGTCTCGCTTTATTAAAAACTCTATTTCTAATGTCACCAGTTCTGGAGTGATAGGAACATTATTAGCTGCGATCGCAGTTCTGTTATTTCTAGGTTCCCTGCGCCAAACTTTAATCATCGTCATCGCCATTCCTTTAGCAACTTTAGCAGCGATTATCTTGATGGGAATATTTGGCTTATCCCTCAACGTTTTCAGCTTAGGTGGTTTAGCCCTGGGCGTGGGTATTGTAGTTGATAACTCAATCGTCATGCTAGAAACCATTGCTGAAGGTGTGGGCATGACACCTGGTAAAACTACAGGCATCCGCTTAACTCCCAAGCAAGTCATCGATCGCTCTGTAAGTAGCAGTCGGGAAGTAGAATCAGCCTTGGTTGCCTCTACTAGCACTAACTTAGTAGCTGTTTTACCATTCCTTTTAATTGGTGGCTTTTTCGCTTTGCTGTTTGGTGAGTTAATTCTCACAATTAGCTTTGCAGTTGCTGCTTCAATTGTTGTAGCTGTAACTGTTGTACCGATGCTCACCTCGCGTTTATTGGCAATTCCTTGGTCGAGTAATTTAGGTAGATTTTGGCTACTAAGACAATTTAATCAGCGATTTGAAGATGCTACGCGGGGTTATGGGGCAGTTTTGAGCCGAGTCTTGAAGTGGCGGTGGCTAATAGTAGCAATGACATTCTTAATTTTAGGTGGTGGTGGTATATATTTAGGAAATCAAATTCCCCAGGAAATCCTACCTAGAATTAATACTGGACAAGCTAACTTAAATGCTCAGTTTCCTCCTGGTACACCTCTGGAAACTAACCAAAGAGTGATGGCAATTGTTGATGATATTCTCCTCAAACAGCCGGAAACTGAGTATGTTTTTTCTACTGCTGGTGGGTCTTTATTTGGCACTAGCACGAATGCTAACCCGTCGCGTGGTTCTGCGACTATTACCCTAAAACCAGGAACCGATGTTCCAGCTTACGCGGATAGAGTAAGTAAAGAATTTGATAAGCTGAATTTGGCAGGAATCCGCTTGCGAGTGTCTCCAGGTCAGGTACGGGGCATTATCTTGAGTAATTCGCCAGTACGTGGAGCAGATGTTGACTTGATGCTCCAAGGAACCGACGAGCGGCGGCTACAGCAAGCAGGAAGGCAGGTAATTCAAGCACTTGATGAAAAAGCAACCCTGGTGCAGTTTCGACCTGATGCTGACGAGCGACAACCAGAAGTGCAGATTCGTCCTGATTGGCAACGTTTATCTGATTTAGGATTGACGATTTCAGATATTGGCGCTACTCTTCAGACGGCGATCGAAGGTTCTGTGCCTACTCAGTTGCAAAGAGGCGATCGCTTGGTAGATGTGCGGGTACAGTTGAATCAAGAGGCTTTGCAAGAAGCTTCGCAATTAGAGCAGTTACCTTTATTTATTACTAATAACCGCTTTGTGCGCCTCGGCGATGTCGCCACACTTGCAGAAGGTCAAGCGCCGGGACAAATTCAGCGCATTAACCAGCGTCAAGTTTTCATCATTGCAGGTAGTTTGAGTGAGGGTGCAAGTTTGAGCAATGCACTGGCACAAGTAGATGAAGTGCTGAAAAGTGTAGATTTACCAGACGGAGTAAGGGTGCTACCTAGCTCTGCTGCACAGACAAATCAGGAGTTACAAAGTTCTCTAGTACTTTTAGGAAGTTTAGCGGCTTTCTTAGTATTTGTGGTGATGGCGGTACAATACAACTCCCTGATTGACCCTTTGGTAATTATGTTTACTGTACCGTTAGCACTTGCAGGGGGGATTTTGGGGCTTTATGTTACCCAAACAGCTATTGGTGCAACGGTGTTAGTGGGTGCAGTCCTGCTAGTGGGGATTGTAGTTAACAATGCCATTATCATGGTGGAACTAGCTAACCAACTGCGGGAAAAAGAAGACCTAGATTACTACACGGCAATTTTAAAAGCTGCTCCTCTGCGCCTCCGTCCGGTGATGATGACAACTATCACGACTGTTTTGGGGATGTTCCCACTAGCACTAGGAATTGGGGAAGGTGCGGAGTTTTTACAACCTTTGGGTGTGGTGGTATTTTCTGGGCTATCTCTAGCTACAGTGCTAACTTTGTTTATTATCCCCTGCTTGTATGTGATGCTGCACAATTTCCGCCCTTGGTCTGGGTTGAAGTTGTTGCGGAGGGGCAAACGCGATCGCATCATAAAAGTTGCTCGTCAACCAGTTGGTGCTGGGAAATAA
- a CDS encoding efflux RND transporter periplasmic adaptor subunit, with amino-acid sequence MLVKTNSQPEVAKTQTSQRLVDYPLLPQIRSVQVIGMLVLLSGLPLLTSCGIMPNEQAEAQSRRPGAERGKGPTAVDVAIARTGSLRKDTEYTGTTVPWQEVSVRSQVEGKLLRLNVGLGSYVSRGQLVAQLDDTILLTNVTQAEAELASRVSEVARARSQVNSARTQIEQARLEQQQAQNDALRYQKLLSAGAIPKQQAEIAQTAAGTAAQALRSTIQQVSTEQQAVAAAESRVLAQRAAVAQARERLSYALLSSPITGVVLQQLIQTGNLVQPGTEILKLGDFSRVKVVVQISELELSKIRVGQYVQVRLDAFPKEELQGQIALISPAADPVSRLVPVEITIPNSNGRIGSGLFARVMFSQPTGEKLVVPQSALEVNRQRGGGAGRQRAGAQGAGGQGAGGAGSREQGAGAQGAGAQGAGATRGAETEGEGTVFVVTGSGQEGKVAARPVKIGDRANNQVEIISGLKPGERFVSRSSKPIKNGEEVRISIISEGIKPAGNRNAQP; translated from the coding sequence GTGCTAGTGAAAACAAACTCTCAGCCAGAGGTTGCTAAAACTCAAACCTCCCAACGTTTAGTAGATTATCCACTTTTACCCCAGATCAGATCTGTGCAGGTGATAGGGATGCTAGTGCTATTAAGCGGCTTACCGTTACTGACAAGTTGTGGAATTATGCCCAACGAACAAGCGGAGGCGCAATCAAGAAGACCTGGTGCTGAGAGAGGTAAAGGTCCGACTGCGGTTGATGTGGCGATCGCACGTACAGGTTCTTTGCGTAAAGATACAGAATATACTGGCACAACCGTACCTTGGCAAGAAGTGTCAGTGCGATCGCAAGTTGAAGGTAAACTGCTGAGACTTAATGTCGGTCTAGGCAGTTATGTATCGCGGGGTCAGCTAGTGGCTCAACTTGATGATACGATTTTGCTAACTAACGTCACCCAAGCAGAAGCAGAATTAGCTTCTCGCGTTTCAGAAGTAGCCCGCGCCCGTAGTCAAGTTAATAGCGCCCGTACTCAGATAGAACAAGCACGCCTAGAACAGCAACAAGCACAAAATGACGCACTACGCTACCAAAAACTTCTAAGTGCAGGAGCTATCCCGAAGCAACAAGCCGAAATAGCACAGACCGCAGCCGGAACCGCAGCACAGGCGCTCCGTTCTACTATCCAACAAGTTAGCACTGAACAACAAGCAGTAGCGGCGGCTGAGAGTCGAGTACTCGCCCAACGTGCTGCTGTAGCTCAAGCGCGGGAACGTTTATCTTATGCGTTGCTAAGTTCCCCCATTACTGGCGTTGTCTTGCAACAACTAATCCAAACAGGCAATTTAGTACAACCTGGAACTGAAATTCTGAAACTCGGTGATTTCAGCCGCGTGAAAGTTGTGGTTCAAATCTCTGAATTAGAATTATCAAAAATCCGCGTTGGGCAGTATGTACAAGTGCGGTTAGATGCTTTTCCTAAAGAAGAATTACAGGGACAAATTGCTCTAATTTCCCCCGCAGCAGATCCGGTATCTCGTTTGGTTCCAGTAGAAATTACGATTCCAAATAGTAACGGTCGCATTGGAAGTGGGTTGTTTGCGAGAGTAATGTTTTCTCAGCCTACTGGTGAAAAGTTGGTTGTACCTCAATCGGCACTAGAAGTAAATAGGCAGAGGGGCGGTGGTGCAGGTAGGCAGAGAGCAGGAGCGCAAGGCGCAGGCGGGCAAGGCGCAGGGGGAGCAGGGAGCAGGGAGCAGGGAGCAGGAGCGCAGGGAGCAGGAGCGCAAGGAGCAGGGGCTACCAGAGGCGCAGAGACTGAGGGTGAGGGTACAGTATTTGTGGTAACGGGTTCAGGGCAAGAAGGGAAAGTAGCAGCACGACCTGTAAAAATAGGCGATCGCGCTAATAATCAAGTTGAAATTATATCGGGATTAAAGCCAGGAGAGCGATTTGTCTCTCGTAGCAGCAAACCTATAAAAAATGGTGAAGAAGTTCGTATAAGTATTATCTCAGAAGGTATTAAACCAGCAGGGAACAGAAATGCACAACCATGA